The genomic region CTGCGGCCAAGGCCGAAGAAAAAGCCCCTGTCGCTGAAAGCAGCCCAGCGAAGGAGGATGCTCCTGCAGTTGAAAGCGCACCGGTTGAAGAAAAAGCCCCTGCCGCTGAAGACAAGCCGAGCGAAGGGTAATAGACGGCGAGTAAAATTGATGTGCTTTTAGGATAATTTTGACAAATCAAAATTCGTTTTAACTAACGATGAAGCTGGAAGGAGATTTCAAGGCAATGGAAGTCACCGCTCAAATGGTCAAGGATTTACGCAGTGTAACGGGCGCAGGAATAATGGACTGCAAAGAGGCGCTCAAGGAAAAAGATGGCGATCTTGAAGAGGCCAAGATTTATTTAAGGGAAAAAGGTCTTTCCAGCGCGGCCAAAAAGGCTGGGCGCGCGGCGAGTGACGGATTGGTCGAGTCCGATGTTGCCTCTGATGGGCGCTCGGGTGTGCTCGTTGAAGTGAATTGTGAGACGGATTTTGTCGCCAAGACAGAGGATTTTTCTGCTCTGGTGGGAAAGGTTATCTCCCATGTGACGGAAAATGGAAAGATTGGCGAGGGCGGTGTTGAGGCCCTTCAGGGAGAAGTTACGGCGGCCATCACCAAGCTTGGTGAAAATATTGTCGTTTCCCGCGGAGACAAATTTGAAGTGCCTGGTGGGCAAGCGGGTGCCGTTAGCGCCTATATTCACCCAGGCGGAGCTATTGGGGTGATGGTCGAGCTTCACACCTCCTCTGAGGATGTCGTAGCTAAGGATGGTTTTGCCGAGGTTGCCAAGGATCTTGCCATGCATATTGCGGCAAGCAGCCCGCTCTATCTACAGGCCGATCAAGTTCCTGGAAGTCTCATTGAGAGCGAGCGTGCCATTCTTTTGGCCCAGTCGCAGGACACTGGCAAACCCGAGGAGATTGTCGCCAAAATTGTTGAAGGGCGAATTAACAAGTACCTCAAAGAGGTTTGTCTGATGGACCAGCCTTTCGTGAAGGATCCGGATCAGAAAATACAGGGCTGGATGTCCAGTAAATCCAAAGAGTTAGGCGGCGAGATCGAGATATCCCGCTTTGCCCGCTTCCAGCGCGGTGAGCTTTCCACGCAAGAAGAAGCTGAGTAGACGCGCACGAAAGTGTCGCTCGCTTTCTTTCCAGAATTGATAGGGACAGGAGGAGTTTTTGGGCAATAACCTGCGTTTCAAGCGAATCATGCTGAAACTCTCGGGCGAAGCCCTCGGGGGAGAAAAGCGTCTTGGCGTAGACCACGGTGTTGTGAGCGATATCGCTAAGGAAATCGCCGAGGTCCATGAGAAGGGTCTTCAACTCGCGGTGGTCGTCGGGGGCGGCAACATCTTCCGGGGCGGGGAAGCAGCAGCAACGGGAATGGAGCGGACCACCGGAGATCACATGGGCATGCTCGCCACCGTCATAAATGCGCTTGCTTTACAACACGCTCTTGAGAAAATTGGAGTCGCCACCCGGGTTCAGAGCGCGATTCATATGGCTGAGCTTTGCGAGCCCTATATACGCAGGCGGGCCGTGCGCCATCTTGAGAAAGGTCGCGTTGTAATTTTCGCCGCAGGAACCGGAAACCCATATTTCACGACCGATACGGCTGCGAGTTTGCGTGCCGTTGAGATTGGCGCTGAATGTATTCTGAAGGCGACGAATGTGGACGGGGTGTACACGGCAGATCCTAATAAAGATGATACCGCCGAGTTTATTAAAGAGCTAAGTTATATTGAAGTCCTCAACCGCCATCTGGGGGTGATGGATTCGACGGCGATCAGTTTGTGTATGGAAAATAATTTGCCAATAATTGTTTTTAATCTCAGGAAAGAAGGTAATATTTTCCGAGTAGTGGCTGGCGAAAAAGTGGGAACGCTTGTGACAGCTATCCAGGAGACTTGAGACGCAAATTTCGGAGGACAAGCCATGGCAATCGAAGAGCATATCTCTGAGTCGAAAGAAAAAATGACGACGACGCTTGAGGCTTTTAAGGTCGAAAGCGCACGTGTGCGGACTGGCAGGGCTTCCACTTCTTTGGTTAGTAACGTCCGGGTTGATTACTACGGTACGATAACGCCTCTAAATCAGTTGGCCACAATCAATGTACCCGAGCCACAGTTAATTGTTATTCAGCCCTATGATGCCGGAGCGCTCGGGAACATCGAGAAGGCGATCCAGACTGCCGAGCTTGGTTTGAACCCTGCCAATGACGGTAAATTGATCCGTGTGCCTGTTCCGCCCCTGACTGAGGAGCGGCGCAAGGAAATGGTGAAGATGGTCAAAAAAATTGGCGAAGATCATAAAGTATCAATTCGGAATATTCGCCGCGAAATTAATGATATTCTAAAGTCTGAGGAAAAGGACAA from Nitrospinaceae bacterium harbors:
- a CDS encoding elongation factor Ts, which encodes MEVTAQMVKDLRSVTGAGIMDCKEALKEKDGDLEEAKIYLREKGLSSAAKKAGRAASDGLVESDVASDGRSGVLVEVNCETDFVAKTEDFSALVGKVISHVTENGKIGEGGVEALQGEVTAAITKLGENIVVSRGDKFEVPGGQAGAVSAYIHPGGAIGVMVELHTSSEDVVAKDGFAEVAKDLAMHIAASSPLYLQADQVPGSLIESERAILLAQSQDTGKPEEIVAKIVEGRINKYLKEVCLMDQPFVKDPDQKIQGWMSSKSKELGGEIEISRFARFQRGELSTQEEAE
- a CDS encoding UMP kinase, whose protein sequence is MLKLSGEALGGEKRLGVDHGVVSDIAKEIAEVHEKGLQLAVVVGGGNIFRGGEAAATGMERTTGDHMGMLATVINALALQHALEKIGVATRVQSAIHMAELCEPYIRRRAVRHLEKGRVVIFAAGTGNPYFTTDTAASLRAVEIGAECILKATNVDGVYTADPNKDDTAEFIKELSYIEVLNRHLGVMDSTAISLCMENNLPIIVFNLRKEGNIFRVVAGEKVGTLVTAIQET
- the frr gene encoding ribosome recycling factor; this encodes MAIEEHISESKEKMTTTLEAFKVESARVRTGRASTSLVSNVRVDYYGTITPLNQLATINVPEPQLIVIQPYDAGALGNIEKAIQTAELGLNPANDGKLIRVPVPPLTEERRKEMVKMVKKIGEDHKVSIRNIRREINDILKSEEKDKEISEDDLRKGQGEVQKVTDDFITQIDKLISVKEEEILKV